A genome region from Dendrosporobacter quercicolus includes the following:
- a CDS encoding oleate hydratase — protein MSDTEINRQIYFVGGGLGSLAGAVYLLRDCAFPGKNIHILEGMPVLGGSNDGAGNATTGFIARGGRMLNEETYENLWELLSSIPSLEFEHMSVTDEILAFDHAHPTHANARLINKDHEVIDVLSMGFSDADRIALFKLMVIAEEKLDNLRISDWFINTPHFFETNFWYMWQTTFAFQKWSSLIEFKRYMHRMIFEYSRIHTLEGVTRTRYNQYESIILPLKAYLERFDVDFSLKCTVTDLDFEKGESITVAAIRYETEGKPGILHLNKADLCIVTNGCMTDNSRLGSLDSPAAVALDSPISATLWEKIAAKKDGLGNPRKFFGSPAETNWESFTVTLKGNRLLKLIEKFSRNKPGSGALMTFRDSNWLMSIVVAAQPHFKNQPEDITILWGYGLYTSEKGNYIEKAMQDCTGREILLELLHHLDFSEEINGIMETVVNVIPCYLPYIISMFQPRARGDRPEIVPKGSTNLAFIGQFAEIPEDMVFTEEYSVRSARLAVYSLLGLDKKILPVSPYGYDVRVLLKALNASYR, from the coding sequence GTGAGCGATACAGAAATAAACAGGCAAATCTATTTTGTCGGAGGCGGCTTAGGCTCCCTTGCAGGTGCGGTTTACCTGCTCAGGGACTGTGCCTTTCCCGGTAAAAACATTCATATTTTAGAAGGAATGCCGGTCTTAGGAGGCAGCAACGATGGCGCGGGAAATGCGACAACCGGCTTTATTGCCCGGGGCGGCAGAATGCTCAATGAGGAAACTTACGAAAACTTATGGGAACTGCTTTCCTCCATCCCTTCTCTGGAATTTGAACACATGAGTGTGACAGATGAAATTCTGGCCTTTGACCACGCCCATCCCACCCATGCCAATGCCAGACTGATTAACAAAGACCATGAAGTAATCGATGTTTTATCTATGGGTTTTAGCGATGCCGACCGTATTGCGCTTTTCAAACTAATGGTTATTGCGGAAGAAAAGCTGGACAATCTCCGGATTTCCGACTGGTTTATCAACACGCCCCACTTTTTTGAAACAAACTTTTGGTACATGTGGCAGACAACCTTTGCTTTCCAAAAATGGTCCAGTTTAATTGAGTTTAAACGTTATATGCACCGGATGATTTTCGAATACTCCCGGATACACACACTCGAAGGAGTAACAAGAACGCGCTACAACCAGTATGAATCCATTATACTGCCTCTAAAGGCATATCTGGAGCGGTTTGATGTTGATTTCAGCTTAAAATGCACTGTGACAGATTTGGATTTTGAAAAGGGTGAAAGCATCACCGTCGCGGCCATACGCTATGAAACTGAAGGAAAGCCGGGCATACTTCACTTAAACAAAGCTGATTTATGCATTGTGACCAACGGCTGTATGACGGATAATTCCCGTTTGGGCAGCCTGGATAGCCCTGCTGCAGTGGCCTTGGACAGTCCCATTTCAGCTACGCTCTGGGAGAAAATCGCCGCCAAAAAGGATGGTTTGGGCAATCCCCGGAAATTCTTCGGCAGCCCCGCAGAAACCAACTGGGAATCCTTTACGGTTACCCTGAAAGGCAACCGGCTTCTCAAGCTGATTGAAAAGTTTTCCCGCAACAAACCGGGCAGCGGCGCTTTGATGACCTTCCGGGATTCCAACTGGCTGATGTCGATTGTAGTGGCCGCCCAGCCCCACTTTAAAAATCAGCCGGAGGATATCACCATTCTCTGGGGCTATGGCTTATATACCAGTGAGAAAGGCAATTATATCGAAAAAGCCATGCAGGACTGCACCGGCAGGGAAATTTTGCTGGAACTGCTGCACCATTTGGATTTTAGCGAAGAAATAAATGGAATTATGGAAACCGTAGTTAACGTAATTCCCTGCTATCTCCCTTACATTATTTCTATGTTCCAACCCCGCGCCAGAGGGGACCGGCCGGAAATTGTACCCAAAGGGTCAACAAACCTCGCTTTCATCGGCCAGTTTGCGGAAATTCCGGAGGATATGGTCTTTACGGAGGAGTATTCAGTCCGCTCGGCCAGGCTCGCTGTTTATTCCCTGCTTGGCCTGGATAAAAAGATTCTGCCCGTCAGCCCTTACGGCTATGATGTCCGGGTTCTGTTAAAAGCCTTAAATGCCTCATACCGTTAA
- a CDS encoding phosphoenolpyruvate synthase, giving the protein MNYVLPFDELDKSSLPLVGGKGANLAELSRASFPVPGGFCITTAAYRDFILTSPAIGQLIHSLETIDTNNLTQLRQAGEMIRAQLTQLPMPERLQAAIVQAWINTGPNYAYAVRSSATAEDLPTASFAGQQDTYLNIKGRSELLLHVRRCWASLFTDRAIAYRAKNHFNHRDVLLAVVVQRMVQPEVSGIMFTADPVNGNRTVISINASFGLGEAIVSGIVSADLYKIKAQKIIHKQIAEKKIAIYSLADGGTVTQKLPTAQQRRQALSDQQLLALAELGQNIQAHFASPQDIEFCVEKGGIFIVQSRPITSLYPLADLPLQPLRVLTSFGHVQMMTDAMPPLGTSILQNIFSKELCRVVGGRIYGDLSDLLQNKLIRKVLSKSIVFANESIGRAVAQVIQRPEFIQGAANSSLSNKALAVLKPLVGKAWKNLYRNDPHLFKEQVEEYMDTVLRKVRQDLAGLEGPARLLEVKHQLDYILQHVFTIVPYVLPGLLALVILKNRLVHWTGSESDELLAKLNKSLPGNITSEMGLQIGDLADLLRQLPEVAAYLETAENATFYAGLDQVSGGATFAEAFTAFIEKFGMRCPGEIDLTRPRWREAPAQLAPAILNHMRNVQPQEHRRKFVRGALEANAARQQIVAKVQGNYFRSKFAKRIIDVFRSSGALREHHKYLLVNIMDECKKAIEAEAEVLVTKGLLTCKKDVFYFTFDEFRQLVQGAAMPAVNQTLAARKELFAWHKTLRAPGVMTSEGEIVIVPLERSGIPAGALAGSPVSAGVVQGRARIILHPEQAFLQPGEILIAPHTDPGWTPLFHSARGLVTEVGGLMTHGAVVAREYGIPAVVGVDRATELIKNGQTIRLDGNQGFIELIGNENE; this is encoded by the coding sequence ATGAATTATGTTCTCCCATTTGATGAACTGGATAAATCAAGTTTGCCTTTGGTCGGCGGCAAAGGCGCCAATTTAGCTGAGCTCAGCAGAGCAAGTTTTCCTGTGCCTGGAGGCTTCTGCATAACCACTGCCGCCTACCGGGACTTTATCCTGACAAGCCCAGCCATAGGGCAGCTCATTCATTCGCTTGAAACCATCGACACAAATAACTTGACACAGTTGCGCCAAGCCGGCGAAATGATCCGGGCGCAGTTAACGCAATTGCCAATGCCTGAACGATTGCAGGCAGCCATTGTTCAGGCCTGGATAAATACAGGCCCGAATTATGCTTATGCGGTCCGTTCCAGCGCCACTGCTGAAGATTTGCCTACAGCTTCCTTTGCCGGCCAGCAAGATACCTATCTCAATATCAAAGGCCGCAGCGAGCTGCTGCTGCATGTGCGCAGGTGCTGGGCCTCCTTGTTTACCGACAGGGCAATTGCCTATCGGGCCAAAAACCATTTCAATCACCGTGATGTATTGCTGGCTGTTGTCGTCCAGCGGATGGTACAGCCGGAGGTATCCGGCATTATGTTTACCGCCGACCCGGTGAACGGCAACCGCACGGTCATTTCCATCAACGCCAGTTTCGGGTTGGGAGAAGCAATTGTTTCCGGCATAGTGTCGGCTGATTTATATAAAATCAAAGCCCAAAAAATTATCCATAAACAAATTGCCGAAAAAAAAATTGCGATTTACAGCCTGGCTGACGGCGGCACCGTGACGCAGAAACTGCCAACAGCGCAGCAGCGGCGGCAAGCGCTGAGCGATCAACAGCTGCTGGCCCTGGCTGAACTGGGCCAAAACATTCAAGCGCATTTCGCTTCTCCTCAGGATATTGAATTTTGCGTGGAAAAGGGCGGGATATTTATTGTGCAGAGCCGCCCGATTACCTCTTTATATCCGCTGGCCGATCTACCGCTGCAGCCGCTGCGCGTTCTGACCTCTTTCGGCCATGTGCAAATGATGACAGACGCCATGCCGCCTTTGGGCACTTCGATTCTGCAAAATATTTTTTCCAAAGAACTGTGCCGGGTTGTCGGGGGAAGAATATATGGCGATTTATCCGACCTGTTGCAAAACAAACTGATTCGGAAAGTTCTTTCTAAATCTATCGTATTTGCCAATGAGAGTATCGGCAGAGCTGTTGCCCAGGTAATTCAACGGCCGGAATTTATCCAAGGCGCGGCCAATTCGTCGTTAAGCAATAAAGCGCTGGCGGTATTAAAGCCCCTGGTCGGCAAAGCATGGAAAAATCTCTATCGCAATGACCCGCATTTGTTTAAAGAACAGGTGGAGGAATATATGGACACCGTATTGCGGAAAGTGCGCCAGGACCTGGCCGGACTTGAAGGCCCCGCGCGTTTACTGGAAGTAAAACATCAATTGGATTATATTCTCCAGCACGTTTTTACCATCGTGCCTTATGTGTTGCCCGGTCTTCTGGCCCTGGTCATACTCAAAAACAGGCTGGTACACTGGACAGGCAGTGAGTCGGACGAATTATTGGCAAAGCTGAATAAATCCCTGCCCGGCAATATAACCAGCGAGATGGGTCTGCAGATCGGCGACTTGGCAGACTTATTGCGGCAGTTGCCGGAAGTGGCGGCCTACCTGGAGACAGCAGAGAATGCAACCTTTTACGCGGGACTTGATCAGGTATCAGGCGGTGCAACGTTTGCCGAAGCCTTTACCGCTTTCATTGAAAAATTCGGCATGCGCTGTCCGGGTGAAATCGACTTGACGCGGCCACGCTGGAGGGAAGCGCCCGCACAACTTGCGCCGGCAATTTTAAACCATATGCGCAACGTACAGCCTCAGGAGCATCGCCGGAAATTCGTCCGGGGAGCGTTAGAGGCAAACGCGGCCAGACAGCAGATTGTAGCTAAAGTTCAGGGCAATTATTTCCGCAGCAAATTTGCCAAACGGATCATTGACGTATTCCGCTCGTCCGGCGCATTGCGCGAACATCATAAATACTTGCTGGTCAACATTATGGACGAATGCAAAAAAGCAATTGAAGCCGAAGCGGAAGTACTGGTCACCAAAGGCCTGCTGACCTGCAAAAAAGATGTATTCTATTTTACGTTTGATGAATTCCGGCAACTGGTACAAGGAGCAGCGATGCCAGCAGTAAACCAAACGCTTGCGGCCAGAAAAGAGCTTTTTGCCTGGCATAAAACGCTGCGCGCTCCAGGCGTAATGACAAGTGAAGGAGAGATTGTTATCGTTCCGCTGGAACGCAGCGGCATTCCGGCCGGTGCACTTGCCGGCAGCCCGGTTTCGGCCGGGGTTGTCCAGGGCAGGGCGCGAATTATTCTACACCCTGAACAGGCATTTTTACAGCCGGGAGAAATTCTGATCGCACCGCACACCGACCCCGGCTGGACGCCATTGTTCCACTCCGCTCGGGGGCTTGTCACTGAAGTTGGCGGCCTGATGACCCATGGGGCCGTGGTAGCGCGTGAATATGGCATTCCTGCTGTGGTAGGCGTGGACAGGGCTACCGAATTAATCAAAAACGGCCAGACGATCCGGCTCGACGGAAATCAGGGCTTTATCGAATTGATAGGCAATGAAAATGAATAG
- a CDS encoding 4Fe-4S binding protein — translation MNKLNRPAGYLLGILLFFAPFAYYQKGLNFLLNSNVAAEIHTFCLRIPLLDLLTGTAPKLLSVAGISLLLLLASAFWIGPFFCSRLCASGALPEYLSKLVPNRVKINWQTTVPPVPIRYGFLIGYLLSPLLAGTIACSLCNYAFLQWLIIAGVQQSPGVLSSTAIITGFLWLVLFGAFAKGGRGFCSYLCPVGAVQSAVHGLGARLGFTYKLRYRQASCSHCGHCVRICPMGALTQDDSTGLIYTIHNCLTCRQCEAACPRQAITYGRGERGWLDKPLTHHLPNQVPLEDAK, via the coding sequence ATGAACAAGCTGAACCGTCCTGCCGGCTACCTCTTGGGCATCCTGTTATTTTTCGCCCCGTTTGCCTATTATCAAAAAGGGCTTAATTTCTTGCTCAACAGCAATGTGGCCGCTGAAATTCATACTTTCTGCCTGCGTATCCCCCTTTTGGATCTTCTGACGGGAACCGCGCCAAAACTGCTGTCGGTGGCAGGCATTTCCCTCTTATTATTACTGGCAAGCGCTTTTTGGATCGGTCCCTTTTTCTGCAGCCGCCTGTGCGCAAGCGGAGCTTTGCCGGAGTATCTTAGCAAACTGGTGCCAAACCGCGTTAAAATAAACTGGCAAACTACGGTACCTCCGGTACCAATCCGCTATGGATTTCTAATCGGTTATCTGCTGTCGCCGCTTCTGGCCGGAACCATTGCCTGCTCCCTTTGTAATTACGCATTCCTGCAGTGGCTGATCATTGCCGGGGTACAGCAGAGTCCGGGCGTTCTTTCCTCCACCGCCATCATTACCGGCTTTTTATGGCTGGTGCTTTTTGGCGCTTTTGCCAAAGGCGGCCGGGGTTTTTGCAGTTACCTGTGCCCGGTCGGAGCGGTACAAAGTGCGGTACACGGCTTGGGAGCACGGCTGGGCTTCACTTACAAGCTGCGTTATCGGCAGGCTTCCTGCAGCCATTGCGGCCACTGCGTACGGATCTGCCCAATGGGCGCTTTAACCCAGGATGACTCGACCGGGCTAATATATACGATTCACAACTGCCTTACCTGCCGGCAGTGTGAAGCAGCATGCCCCCGCCAGGCAATTACTTATGGAAGGGGAGAACGAGGCTGGCTGGACAAACCGCTGACACATCACCTGCCAAATCAGGTTCCCTTGGAGGACGCAAAATGA
- a CDS encoding LysR family transcriptional regulator — protein sequence MNLNDIKIFQEVVYQGSMTQAAEKLGYAQSSVTARMRKLEEKLKVKLFYRSARGVHPTPAGKLLLEYGLRIARTMDELQFLLHSNGVPGGLLRIGSMETTAAIRLPSLLKEYHSLYDRVELSLQTGTTGHLISQILNYELDLAFVAAPVNHADIVEMAAFEEAMVLVAAGGQNAAGGLDILQNRTILVFRSGCSYRSLLEQYLAETKSIPLKRFEFGSLEAIIGSVAAGIGISLLPESVIEEKLQSGILSSYALPSHLGKCTTMLIWRKDAVPTLAMTKFIDLIHSKP from the coding sequence ATGAATTTAAATGATATAAAAATTTTTCAGGAAGTGGTTTACCAGGGATCGATGACACAAGCCGCGGAAAAGCTGGGCTACGCCCAGTCCAGTGTTACCGCCCGGATGAGAAAACTGGAGGAGAAGCTGAAGGTAAAGTTGTTTTATCGTAGCGCCAGGGGCGTTCATCCCACTCCGGCGGGAAAACTTCTGTTGGAATACGGCTTAAGAATTGCCCGTACGATGGACGAGCTGCAGTTTCTTTTACACTCCAATGGCGTTCCCGGCGGATTACTGCGAATCGGCTCAATGGAAACGACCGCAGCCATTCGCCTGCCATCATTGCTCAAAGAATATCATTCTTTATATGATCGTGTGGAGTTATCGCTTCAAACCGGAACAACCGGACATTTAATCAGTCAAATCCTCAACTATGAACTTGACCTGGCTTTTGTCGCGGCACCGGTCAATCACGCTGACATTGTGGAAATGGCGGCATTTGAAGAAGCTATGGTACTGGTTGCGGCGGGAGGCCAAAACGCCGCCGGCGGTTTAGATATTTTGCAAAACAGAACGATTTTAGTTTTTCGCAGTGGCTGCTCATATCGGTCATTGCTGGAACAATACCTGGCGGAAACCAAATCGATACCGTTAAAACGCTTTGAATTTGGTTCTCTGGAGGCTATTATCGGCTCAGTGGCTGCTGGTATTGGGATTTCCCTGCTGCCTGAATCGGTAATAGAAGAAAAATTGCAGTCCGGCATTTTGTCTTCCTATGCACTGCCGTCACACCTCGGGAAGTGTACAACAATGCTGATTTGGCGAAAAGATGCCGTCCCAACCCTGGCCATGACCAAGTTTATTGACTTGATTCACAGTAAGCCGTAG
- a CDS encoding YbfB/YjiJ family MFS transporter, which produces MQNRRTISILAGGICALSLAMGVSRFGFTPIIPIMQRDIGLAEWDIAVLASANYLGYLAGAWASRRQYVTGHVRGWLGGGLAGSILLLAAMPATQLPALWTLLRLSAGFLSAILFVIASSITLGQGRSNRAGYLYSGVGIGLAFTGICVPVFDAIGGWKGTWLGLALGGSIFGAIAWRMLAKEAGPEPVHSELPRPESRFTRDYAWYALLVAYGLEGIGYIITATYIVQMLGAIPELRQIANQSWVFIGLAAIPSTYLWARFAQKTNIRIALMLAYSLQALGILMPVVLPNQVSTLAGGVLFGGTFMGITSLAIALACRMKAEAKMKAIAELTTAFALGQIIGPIAAAYLQKNFDLLAPSIFAVVVLLFALLALATINKKVSDE; this is translated from the coding sequence TTGCAAAACAGACGGACTATTTCCATTCTGGCGGGCGGTATTTGCGCTCTGAGTCTAGCAATGGGAGTTTCACGGTTTGGTTTTACCCCGATTATTCCAATCATGCAAAGAGATATTGGCCTTGCAGAATGGGATATTGCCGTTTTGGCTTCCGCCAATTATCTGGGCTATCTGGCGGGAGCATGGGCTTCCCGCCGGCAATACGTCACAGGGCATGTCCGCGGCTGGCTGGGCGGGGGATTAGCGGGCAGTATCCTTTTGCTGGCCGCCATGCCGGCCACGCAGCTTCCCGCCCTGTGGACCTTGCTGCGGCTATCCGCCGGATTTCTAAGCGCAATTTTATTCGTCATCGCCTCCAGCATTACCCTGGGTCAAGGACGAAGCAACCGGGCGGGTTATCTTTATAGCGGCGTGGGCATTGGCCTGGCGTTTACCGGGATCTGTGTGCCAGTATTTGATGCCATTGGCGGCTGGAAAGGCACATGGCTGGGCCTGGCCTTGGGCGGCAGTATATTCGGCGCTATTGCCTGGCGCATGCTGGCAAAAGAAGCGGGGCCCGAACCGGTCCATTCCGAACTGCCGCGGCCGGAAAGCCGATTTACGAGAGATTATGCCTGGTATGCGCTTCTCGTTGCTTACGGGCTTGAAGGCATTGGCTATATCATTACAGCCACTTATATTGTTCAAATGCTGGGAGCCATTCCCGAATTGCGGCAAATTGCCAACCAAAGCTGGGTATTCATAGGCCTGGCAGCCATTCCCTCCACCTATCTGTGGGCGCGGTTCGCCCAGAAAACGAATATACGAATCGCTCTGATGCTGGCCTACAGCCTGCAAGCCCTGGGAATTCTTATGCCGGTTGTTCTTCCCAATCAGGTTAGCACCCTGGCCGGCGGCGTTTTATTTGGCGGGACTTTCATGGGAATAACCAGTCTTGCTATCGCGTTGGCCTGCCGCATGAAAGCGGAGGCCAAAATGAAAGCCATCGCAGAATTGACGACCGCCTTTGCGTTAGGACAGATTATTGGTCCTATTGCGGCAGCCTATCTGCAAAAAAACTTTGACCTGTTAGCCCCCAGCATTTTTGCCGTTGTGGTTTTACTATTTGCCTTGCTGGCGCTGGCAACCATAAACAAGAAAGTGAGTGATGAATAA
- a CDS encoding MFS transporter encodes MNRRWFVFTGVLLGVTAYMIMQTLVATILPAISAELGDSHLYSWVFSGYLLMSTITIPLFSKLADLYGYKSFFLIGMSLFLVASLLCGFATSLAFLVAARLVQGIGAGMLAPVTMALISILFPLMKERAKAMSIFAAVQMLSNVLGPIIGSLVAAALGWSAAFLIVIPFCLLSFTIIGFSRFGATVKPGHTIQQIDYLGAFLLGGAIAIFIQTWTIFEQSGWTMTTTLLLVISIAMGLVFHRQGKRHPDPILPQDMLRLPAISLSSLSALLSGTLSYGAIFILPLFSVAVFGNNHTKGSYFLLPCTLGLSIGAMTSGFMLQKLSCKSLSQMSWCLAAAGFSGLGVVCLFALPVSFAYLFAISIGFGIGSLMPTFVLPAQNAAGENQQATVSGLIQLSRNLGGAIGIPLLTSMLATVGGSQDELFRYGIVFFTLSLLSAAGFGVGSKLKV; translated from the coding sequence ATGAATAGGCGCTGGTTTGTTTTCACAGGGGTTCTCCTGGGCGTAACTGCTTATATGATCATGCAGACCCTTGTTGCAACTATTCTGCCTGCTATTTCGGCCGAATTAGGCGACTCTCATCTGTACAGCTGGGTGTTTAGCGGCTACTTGCTGATGTCCACAATAACCATTCCCTTGTTTTCCAAGCTGGCTGATCTCTATGGCTACAAATCATTTTTTTTAATCGGCATGTCCTTATTCCTGGTCGCTTCACTCCTGTGCGGTTTTGCAACTTCTCTGGCCTTTCTGGTCGCCGCCCGTCTGGTGCAGGGCATTGGCGCGGGTATGCTGGCGCCTGTGACAATGGCCTTAATCAGCATATTGTTTCCCCTTATGAAAGAACGGGCCAAAGCCATGAGTATTTTCGCCGCTGTTCAAATGCTGTCCAATGTGCTGGGTCCAATCATCGGCAGCCTAGTTGCGGCAGCCTTAGGCTGGTCGGCCGCCTTTTTGATCGTCATCCCGTTCTGTCTGCTGTCTTTCACGATTATCGGCTTTAGCCGGTTTGGCGCTACAGTTAAACCGGGACACACGATTCAGCAGATAGATTACCTCGGCGCTTTCCTGCTGGGCGGAGCCATCGCAATTTTCATTCAAACCTGGACTATCTTTGAGCAATCCGGCTGGACCATGACGACAACCCTGCTGTTGGTCATCAGTATTGCCATGGGCCTTGTTTTTCACAGGCAGGGCAAACGGCATCCTGATCCCATCCTGCCGCAGGACATGCTCCGGCTGCCGGCCATCTCTTTATCCAGTCTGAGCGCCCTGCTGTCAGGAACGTTAAGTTATGGAGCCATTTTTATTTTACCGCTGTTTTCGGTTGCCGTGTTTGGCAATAACCACACCAAAGGATCTTACTTTTTGCTGCCTTGTACGCTGGGATTGAGCATAGGCGCAATGACATCAGGCTTCATGCTGCAAAAACTCTCCTGCAAATCCCTGTCTCAAATGAGTTGGTGCCTTGCGGCGGCAGGGTTTAGCGGACTGGGCGTAGTCTGTCTTTTTGCTTTGCCTGTTTCTTTCGCTTATCTTTTTGCGATCAGCATCGGCTTTGGCATTGGCAGCCTAATGCCTACATTTGTTTTGCCCGCGCAAAATGCCGCAGGTGAAAACCAACAGGCCACTGTCAGCGGTCTTATTCAGCTCAGCCGCAATCTCGGCGGCGCAATCGGCATTCCCTTACTGACAAGCATGCTCGCAACCGTCGGGGGATCGCAGGATGAATTGTTTCGTTACGGCATTGTTTTTTTCACGTTGTCGCTGTTAAGCGCCGCAGGGTTTGGGGTAGGCAGCAAACTAAAAGTATAA
- a CDS encoding 2-hydroxymuconate tautomerase family protein yields MPYVNIKITKEGATAEQKARLIQGVTQLLVDILGKNPKTTIVVIDEVDTDHWGIGGETVTSLRRKR; encoded by the coding sequence ATGCCGTATGTAAATATCAAAATAACGAAAGAAGGCGCTACTGCCGAACAAAAAGCCCGATTAATCCAAGGTGTGACGCAACTCCTGGTGGATATTCTGGGAAAAAACCCCAAGACAACCATCGTCGTGATTGACGAAGTGGACACCGATCATTGGGGGATTGGCGGAGAGACCGTAACCTCATTGCGGCGAAAAAGATAA
- a CDS encoding heavy metal translocating P-type ATPase: MNGEAVAAIQRERAVQGVWERHGAALTTAVSAVLVLLAWYAGTKGWEPLEICLYIAAYVIGGYRKAWEGLQTLIQERDLDVDLLMIVAAVGAASIGYWQDGAILILIFALSGALEGYTMEKTNQDIRSIMKLRPETALILRDNNESRIRVEELQPGDLVLVKPGERIPADGVIQQGYSAVDQASITGESIPVDKACGDEVFAGTINGQGALTIAVTKPAEATLLARIIRLVQEAQSEMPPSQLFVERFERVYARVVIVAALLLLVIPPYAFGWTWDKTVYRAMIFLVVASPCALVSSIMPAILSGISNGARKGILFKGGVHLENIGDIKVVAFDKTGTLTEGKPKVTDIIPLLSQSEAELLRLTAALETLSEHPIARAIVQAAKDKRLELPKAAELQAIPGVGVHGLVNEEEFRIGSLDCLEDNVLSAGHRQMARQLEEQGKTVIYVQSQNQLLGLLAIQDTLRPQARNAVRALRRMGIEVAMLTGDNSATAQAIGKQADVDWVYAGLFPEQKVEIVKKLTASYGKVAMVGDGVNDAPALATAAVGIAMGAAGTDVALETANVVLMADDIEKVADAIALGRRTKQVVKQNIVFAMSVVVLLVAGTFLEHVNLPVGVIGHEGSTLLVIASGLRLLR; encoded by the coding sequence ATGAACGGGGAAGCTGTGGCTGCCATACAGCGTGAGCGAGCGGTGCAGGGGGTTTGGGAACGGCACGGGGCAGCCCTGACAACGGCGGTAAGCGCCGTATTGGTTTTACTGGCATGGTACGCAGGTACGAAAGGCTGGGAGCCGCTGGAGATTTGTCTGTATATTGCCGCCTATGTGATCGGCGGTTACCGTAAAGCGTGGGAAGGGCTGCAAACGCTCATCCAGGAGCGCGACCTGGATGTTGATTTGCTGATGATTGTTGCCGCTGTTGGGGCGGCCAGTATTGGTTATTGGCAGGATGGAGCAATTTTAATTTTAATTTTCGCGTTAAGTGGCGCACTGGAAGGCTATACCATGGAGAAAACCAACCAGGATATTCGTTCTATTATGAAATTGCGTCCTGAAACGGCGCTGATTTTACGTGACAATAACGAGTCGCGTATCAGGGTGGAGGAATTGCAGCCCGGGGATCTGGTGCTGGTTAAACCGGGAGAACGCATTCCGGCGGACGGGGTGATTCAGCAAGGCTATTCCGCCGTCGATCAAGCTTCTATTACCGGTGAATCCATTCCGGTGGATAAAGCCTGTGGCGATGAAGTTTTTGCCGGGACGATCAATGGGCAGGGGGCTTTAACCATTGCAGTAACTAAGCCGGCGGAAGCAACACTGCTGGCCAGAATTATCCGCTTGGTCCAGGAAGCGCAGAGTGAAATGCCGCCCAGTCAGTTGTTTGTGGAAAGATTTGAACGTGTTTACGCCAGGGTTGTTATTGTTGCTGCGCTGCTGTTGCTGGTCATACCGCCTTACGCATTTGGCTGGACCTGGGATAAGACCGTGTACCGGGCAATGATTTTTCTGGTGGTCGCATCGCCGTGCGCCTTGGTTTCGTCGATTATGCCGGCCATATTATCCGGGATTTCCAATGGCGCCCGCAAAGGGATTTTATTTAAAGGCGGCGTTCATCTCGAAAATATCGGGGATATTAAGGTTGTTGCTTTTGATAAAACCGGTACACTGACAGAAGGAAAACCGAAGGTCACGGATATCATCCCGCTGCTGTCGCAAAGTGAGGCGGAATTGTTACGGCTTACGGCGGCGCTGGAAACGTTATCGGAGCATCCGATTGCCAGAGCTATTGTGCAGGCTGCCAAGGATAAGCGGTTAGAACTGCCTAAAGCGGCCGAACTGCAGGCCATACCGGGCGTGGGAGTTCACGGTCTGGTTAATGAAGAAGAGTTTCGTATTGGCAGTCTGGATTGTCTGGAGGACAATGTCTTGTCGGCTGGGCACCGGCAGATGGCCCGGCAGCTTGAAGAGCAAGGAAAAACAGTGATATATGTTCAGTCTCAAAACCAGCTGCTGGGGCTGCTGGCCATTCAGGACACGCTGCGGCCGCAAGCGCGCAATGCTGTCCGGGCGTTGCGCCGTATGGGGATTGAGGTGGCTATGCTGACCGGTGATAATTCCGCCACGGCGCAGGCCATCGGCAAGCAAGCCGACGTCGACTGGGTATATGCCGGATTGTTTCCTGAGCAGAAGGTGGAGATTGTTAAAAAGCTTACCGCCAGCTATGGCAAGGTTGCGATGGTGGGCGACGGAGTTAATGATGCCCCGGCTTTAGCCACCGCAGCGGTAGGGATTGCTATGGGGGCCGCCGGAACGGATGTGGCGCTGGAAACAGCCAATGTTGTACTCATGGCCGATGATATTGAAAAGGTTGCTGATGCGATTGCACTGGGCCGCCGCACGAAACAGGTTGTCAAGCAAAATATTGTTTTTGCGATGAGTGTTGTTGTCCTGCTGGTAGCCGGTACCTTCCTGGAACATGTCAACCTGCCGGTTGGCGTGATCGGGCATGAAGGAAGTACCTTGCTGGTGATTGCCAGCGGGCTGCGTTTATTACGGTAA